Proteins encoded by one window of Manihot esculenta cultivar AM560-2 chromosome 10, M.esculenta_v8, whole genome shotgun sequence:
- the LOC110608023 gene encoding LOW QUALITY PROTEIN: uncharacterized protein LOC110608023 (The sequence of the model RefSeq protein was modified relative to this genomic sequence to represent the inferred CDS: deleted 1 base in 1 codon) produces the protein MPPAHYTLKIESFSRFCELLETTGLVKYESDAFASGGYNWKLVLYPSGNVKRDGSDHISLYLAIAEPNAIPPGSQVDVILKFFVFDHLRDEYLTIQGSRIYYSTDDNMRRYHSLKTENGFDQLISLKMFNDSSNGYLFDDCCAFGAEVHVIKYEGKVERFYFIKEPKDGNFSWKIERFSTLCGGCHYSKEYTVRKHKWRLLLFPKGDPRASGKSLSLFLELLNNSPLPQLRVYSRYKLIVKDQVQENHHERTGANLDCVLAQNLEESNGIPAPYQLLQFASLSNAEKQVCDYQSKLENLNENFCKVGGYMKRIV, from the exons TTGAGACGACTGGACTTGTGAAGTATGAATCTGATGCTTTTGCATCTGGCGGCTACAACTG GAAATTGGTGTTGTATCCTTCTGGAAATGTGAAAAGAGATGGAAGTGATCACATTTCTCTCTACTTAGCAATTGCTGAGCCAAATGCAATTCCTCCTGGATCCCAGGTTGATGTGATCCTCAAATTCTTTGTTTTTGACCACTTAAGAGATGAGTACTTGACAATTCAAG GCTCTAGGATTTATTATTCTACAGATGATAACATGAGGCGTTACCATTCTTTAAAGACTGAAAATGGTTTTGACCAACTGATCTCACTCAAGATGTTCAATGACTCTTCTAATGGATATCTTTTTGATGATTGCTGTGCATTCGGAGCAGAGGTTCATGTTATTAAATATGAAGGTAAAGTGGAGAGATTTTACTTTATAAAAGAACCTAAGGATGGTAACTTTTCATGGAAGATTGAGAGATTCTCAACATTATGTGGAGGTTGCCATTACTCAAAGGAATATACTGTTCGAAAGCATAAGTG GCGGTTGTTGTTATTCCCCAAAGGAGATCCAAGGGCAAGTGGCAAAAGTCTGTCACTCTTTTTAGAATTACTTAACAATAGTCCTCTTCCTCAACTAAGAGTGTACTCAAGA TATAAGCTGATAGTGAAAGATCAGGTCCAGGAAAACCATCATGAGCGTACAGGTGCTAATTTAGATTGTGTATTGGCACAA AATCTTGAAGAGTCCAATGGCATCCCAGCCCCGTACCAATTGCTCCAATTTG CTTCCTTGAGCAATGCAGAGAAGCAAGTTTGTGATTATCAATCTAAGTTGGAGAATTTAAATGAGAACTTCTGCAAAGTTGGTGGTTACATGAAGAGGATAGTCTAA